The following coding sequences are from one Oncorhynchus clarkii lewisi isolate Uvic-CL-2024 chromosome 20, UVic_Ocla_1.0, whole genome shotgun sequence window:
- the LOC139377230 gene encoding rhodopsin kinase grk7a-like yields MCDMGGLDNLVANTAYLKAQGGDDKEMKKRRRSLSLPLAEQCATIRTTIDKNFESLCERQPIGKKFFRQFLTATPEYINAAEYLDELNDWDLAEGADKDKQRANMMKKFCKADSNNFLTYLTGEVADKCKAVTDNDFDEVMNVKVKEATREFLKDKPFTDYQTSPFFDKFLQWKEYEKQPISDKTFYEFRTLGKGGFGEVCAVQVKNTGQMYACKKLCKKRLKKKHGEKMALLEKQILEKVNSLFLVNLAYAYDTKTHLCLVMTLMNGGDLRYHIYYVSEKTKGIEMARIIYYTAQICTGILHLHEMDIIYRDMKPENVLLDSFGQCRLSDLGLAVELPAGKTICQKAGTGAYMAPEILNEVPYRTSVDWWALGCSIYEMVAAYTPFKGPESGKQKVEKEEVQRRICKEEPPWEHKNFDAPTKTIIQEFLKKNIDERLGCKGGGEDPRKHEWFKSINFPRLEAGLIDPPWVPKPNVVYAKDTGDIAEFSEIKGIVFDANDEKFFKEIGTGAVAIPWQQEMIDTNLFDELNDPNRKECAGGDDGEGKSGTCTLL; encoded by the exons ATGTGTGACATGGGGGGATTGGATAACCTGGTGGCCAACACGGCCTACCTGAAAGCCCAGGGTGGCGACGACAAGGAGATGAAAAAGCGTCGTCGGAGTTTGTCACTGCCCCTGGCCGAGCAGTGTGCCACCATCCGGACTACCATTGATAAGAACTTTGAGTCGCTCTGTGAGAGGCAGCCAATCGGCAAGAAGTTCTTCCGGCAGTTCCTGACTGCTACCCCAGAGTACATCAATGCCGCTGAGTACCTGGACGAGCTGAATGACTGGGATCTGGCGGAAGGTGCTGACAAGGATAAGCAGAGGGCGAACATGATGAAAAAGTTTTGCAAGGCCGATTCCAATAACTTTCTGACCTACCTCACTGGGGAGGTAGCCGACAAGTGTAAGGCAGTGACGGACAATGACTTTGACGAAGTGATGAATGTCAAGGTGAAGGAAGCCACACGGGAGTTTCTGAAAGACAAGCCCTTCACGGACTACCAAACTAGCCCCTTCTTTGACAAATTCCTGCAGTGGAAGGAGTACGAGAAGCAGCCCATCAGTGATAAAACCTTTTATGAGTTCAGAACTCTGGGTAAGGGAGGTTTCGGAGAG GTATGTGCCGTACAGGTGAAGAACACAGGCCAGATGTACGCCTGCAAGAAGCTGTGCAAGAAGCGCCTGAAGAAGAAACATGGTGAGAAGATGGCCCTGCTGGAGAAGCAGATCCTGGAAAAGGTCAACAGCCTGTTTCTTGTTAACCTGGCCTACGCCTATGACACCAAGACCCACCTGTGCCTTGTCATGACCCTGATGAACGGCGGTGACCTCAGGTACCACATCTATTACGTTAGTGAGAAGACCAAGGGTATTGAGATGGCACGCATCATCTACTACACAGCGCAGATCTGCACAGGCATTCTTCATCTGCATGAAATGGATATCATATATCGTGACATGAAGCCCGAGAACGTGCTGCTGGACAGCTTTGGCCAGTGCCGACTCTCTGATCTGGGTCTGGCCGTGGAGCTACCTGCTGGAAAGACCATCTGCCAGAAG GCTGGAACCGGAGCATACATGGCCCCTGAGATCCTGAACGAAGTTCCCTACAGGACATCGGTGGACTGGTGGGCGCTGGGATGCAGTATTTACGAGATGGTGGCTGCCTACACCCCGTTCAAGGGTCCCGAATCCGGGAAGCAgaaggtggagaaggaggaggtgcaACGTCGCATCTGCAAAGAGGAACCCCCATGGGAGCACAAGAACTTTGACGCGCCCACCAAAACCATCATCCAGGAGTTCCTCAAGAAGAATATTGATGAACGCCTGGGCTGCAA gggaggaggtgaggaccccCGTAAGCACGAGTGGTTCAAGTCCATCAACTTTCCTCGTCTGGAAGCTGGTTTGATCGACCCCCCTTGGGTGCCCAAGCCCAACGTGGTCTATGCCAAGGACACTGGCGACATCGCTGAGTTCTCCGAGATTAAGGGCATTGTGTTCGACGCCAACGATGAAAAGTTCTTCAAGGAGATTGGCACGGGAGCCGTGGCCATTCCCTGGCAACAGGAGATGATCGATACGAACCTGTTTGACGAGCTGAACGACCCCAACAGGAAAGAGTGTGCTGGGGGTGATGACGGGGAGGGGAAGTCTGGCACGTGCACATTGCTGTGA